A region of Salvia splendens isolate huo1 chromosome 17, SspV2, whole genome shotgun sequence DNA encodes the following proteins:
- the LOC121773545 gene encoding uncharacterized protein LOC121773545 isoform X1 gives MSSSIWPYNSASAASSSSSFQQLVPPPVDTGTPEKFRPRQSFSNVFQLLAQREVSPHRKRSARKFWGQDSSHCAGACRTRCESAKDARQELRSWVESGSLLHISAKYCSLQPRPRSTIAAAFSPDGKTLASTHGDHTVKIISCQTGKCLKVLSGHRRTPWVQVRFHPLYPDILASGSLDHEVRLWDAKAAKCIGSRNFHRPIASIAFHARGEILAVASGHKLYMWHYTKGRNASSPTTILKARRTLRAVHFHPHATPFLLTAEVNDLDSSDLSMIPATSRGYLHYPPPTIYLADEHTNYQSNSRNDVPAMPVPFLIWPSISIGDGTSQQSDVDISSYASQQRVDTSASVRLLTYSTPSGQYELVLSPIESSSSQDERRNNYSTREIGNAVSEHARDATDTDMLAQARSNQFFPFGDPANWGLPFLQGWLIGQSQAGQRTMHSQNGDSNEGLPSHSTIGDLSTVVRPVSPSTGSNLRIPRRSGLRNQSRRTRAISTARSGYTAAFNNIQPDQSNAQPFMNQIQSEVATSLAAAAELPCTVKLRIWSYNLKNPSAPLDSGRCQLIIPHAVLCSEMGAHFSPCGRFLAVCVACILPTMNVDPGFNSPIHGVIEASTSPTRHPISAQRVMYELRIYSLEKSTFGSVLASRAIRAAHCLTSIQFSPNSEHLLLAYGRRHSSLLKSVVIGGDTTVPIYTILEIYRVSDMKLVRVLPSAEDEVNVACFHPLVGGGLVYGTKEGKLRILQCDGSLGFSSKKSLIPDDNNMVEVPTSAWES, from the exons ATGTCATCTTCGATCTGGCCGTATAATTCCGCCTCTGCCGCGTCTTCGTCGTCGAGTTTCCAGCAGCTCGTGCCTCCGCCTGTGGATACAGGCACTCCCGAAAAATTTCGTCCAAGGCAAAG TTTCAGTAATGTATTCCAGTTGTTAGCTCAGAGAGAGGTATCTCCTCACAGAAAGCGTTCGGCCAGAAAATTTTGGGGCCAGGACTCCAGTCACTGTGCTGGTGCCTGCAGAACTAGATGTGAATCAGCCAAAGATGCTAGACAAGAACTTCGTTCATG GGTGGAGTCAGGGTCATTGCTGCATATATCAGCCAAGTATTGTTCTCTACAGCCTCGACCTAGGTCAACAATTGCTGCAGCCTTTAGTCCTGACGGAAAGACACTTGCATCGACACA CGGAGACCATACTGTGAAAATAATCAGTTGTCAAACTGGAAAATGCTTGAAAGTGTTAAGTGGTCATCGGAGGACTCCTTGGGTG CAGGTTAGATTTCATCCACTTTATCCTGACATTCTCGCTAGTGGAAGTCTTGACCATGAAGTTCGATTATGGGATGCAAAAGCTGCCAAGTGTATAGGATCGCGGAATTTTC ATCGTCCGATAGCTTCAATTGCATTCCATGCCAGAGGGGAAATTTTAGCTGTTGCCTCTGGTCACAAG CTCTACATGTGGCATTACACCAAGGGACGCAACGCTTCCTCACCAACGACTATATTAAAGGCTCGCCGTACGCTTCGGGCTGTGCATTTCCACCCACATGCTACACCATTTCTTCTGACTGCTGAG GTCAATGATCTTGACTCATCTGACCTTTCAATGATCCCTGCAACTTCGCGTGGCTACTTGCACTACCCTCCCCCTACTATATATTTGGCAGACGAACATACAAACTATCAGTCAAATTCAAGAAATGATGTTCCCGCCATGCCTGTACCGTTTTTAATATGGCCCTCAATCAGCATAGGTGATGGGACTTCACAACaaagtgatgtggatattagcTCTTATGCTTCACAACAAAGGGTGGATACTTCTGCCTCTGTGCGATTGCTCACATATTCAACTCCATCTGGTCAATATGAGCTGGTATTGTCTCCGATAGAATCTAGTAGCTCTCAAGATGAGCGGCGAAATAATTATTCAACAAGGGAAATTGGAAATGCTGTTTCTGAGCATGCAAGGGATGCAACGGACACAGATATGCTAGCTCAAGCGAGAAGCAATCAGTTTTTCCCATTTGGTGACCCAGCAAATTGGGGGCTGCCATTTTTGCAGGGTTGGTTGATTGGTCAAAGCCAAGCTGGCCAACGTACAATGCACTCACAAAATGGAGACAGTAATGAAGGTCTGCCTTCCCATAGTACTATAGGGGACCTATCAACAGTCGTTCGTCCAGTATCTCCTAGTACAGGCAGTAATTTAAGGATTCCTAGAAGATCTGGCTTGCGCAACCAGTCTCGACGCACCCGTGCAATATCAACAGCAAGATCTGGATATACTGCTGCTTTTAACAATATCCAACCTGATCAGAGCAATGCACAGCCTTTCATGAACCAAATCCAGTCTGAGGTTGCCACATCACTGGCTGCGGCTGCTGAGTTGCCTTGTACCGTAAAGCTTAGAATATGgtcttataatttaaaaaatccatCCGCACCTCTTGATTCAGGACGATGTCAGTTAATAATTCCTCATGCCGTACTTTGTAG TGAAATGGGTGCTCATTTTTCACCTTGTGGAAGGTTTTTGGCAGTCTGTGTAGCATGCATTCTACCAACAATGAATGTTGATCCAGGGTTTAATAGCCCAATTCATGGTGTAATCGAGGCCTCAACATCACCTACTCGACATCCGATTTCAGCTCAACGGGTTATGTATGAGCTAAGGATATATTCCCTTGAAAAGAGCAC ATTTGGATCTGTTCTGGCCTCTCGGGCAATCAGAGCTGCTCACTGTTTGACATCAATACAG TTTTCTCCAAACTCTGAGCATCTTTTACTTGCCTATGGTCGGCGCCATAGTTCACTTCTTAAAAGTGTTGTCATTGGTGGAGATACAACAGTACCCATATACACTATTCTGGAG ATCTATAGAGTTTCTGATATGAAACTTGTGCGAGTTCTTCCAAGTGCAGAGGATGAGGTTAATGTAGCATGTTTCCACCCTTTAGTTGGAGGCGGGCTTGTATACGGAACCAAG GAAGGAAAGCTGAGGATCCTTCAATGTGATGGTTCGCTCGGCTTCAGTTCCAAGAAATCCCTCATTCCAGATGATAATAACATGGTGGAG GTTCCAACATCGGCATGGGAAAGTTGA
- the LOC121773545 gene encoding uncharacterized protein LOC121773545 isoform X2, whose product MSSSIWPYNSASAASSSSSFQQLVPPPVDTGTPEKFRPRQSFSNVFQLLAQREVSPHRKRSARKFWGQDSSHCAGACRTRCESAKDARQELRSWVESGSLLHISAKYCSLQPRPRSTIAAAFSPDGKTLASTHGDHTVKIISCQTGKCLKVLSGHRRTPWVVRFHPLYPDILASGSLDHEVRLWDAKAAKCIGSRNFHRPIASIAFHARGEILAVASGHKLYMWHYTKGRNASSPTTILKARRTLRAVHFHPHATPFLLTAEVNDLDSSDLSMIPATSRGYLHYPPPTIYLADEHTNYQSNSRNDVPAMPVPFLIWPSISIGDGTSQQSDVDISSYASQQRVDTSASVRLLTYSTPSGQYELVLSPIESSSSQDERRNNYSTREIGNAVSEHARDATDTDMLAQARSNQFFPFGDPANWGLPFLQGWLIGQSQAGQRTMHSQNGDSNEGLPSHSTIGDLSTVVRPVSPSTGSNLRIPRRSGLRNQSRRTRAISTARSGYTAAFNNIQPDQSNAQPFMNQIQSEVATSLAAAAELPCTVKLRIWSYNLKNPSAPLDSGRCQLIIPHAVLCSEMGAHFSPCGRFLAVCVACILPTMNVDPGFNSPIHGVIEASTSPTRHPISAQRVMYELRIYSLEKSTFGSVLASRAIRAAHCLTSIQFSPNSEHLLLAYGRRHSSLLKSVVIGGDTTVPIYTILEIYRVSDMKLVRVLPSAEDEVNVACFHPLVGGGLVYGTKEGKLRILQCDGSLGFSSKKSLIPDDNNMVEVPTSAWES is encoded by the exons ATGTCATCTTCGATCTGGCCGTATAATTCCGCCTCTGCCGCGTCTTCGTCGTCGAGTTTCCAGCAGCTCGTGCCTCCGCCTGTGGATACAGGCACTCCCGAAAAATTTCGTCCAAGGCAAAG TTTCAGTAATGTATTCCAGTTGTTAGCTCAGAGAGAGGTATCTCCTCACAGAAAGCGTTCGGCCAGAAAATTTTGGGGCCAGGACTCCAGTCACTGTGCTGGTGCCTGCAGAACTAGATGTGAATCAGCCAAAGATGCTAGACAAGAACTTCGTTCATG GGTGGAGTCAGGGTCATTGCTGCATATATCAGCCAAGTATTGTTCTCTACAGCCTCGACCTAGGTCAACAATTGCTGCAGCCTTTAGTCCTGACGGAAAGACACTTGCATCGACACA CGGAGACCATACTGTGAAAATAATCAGTTGTCAAACTGGAAAATGCTTGAAAGTGTTAAGTGGTCATCGGAGGACTCCTTGGGTG GTTAGATTTCATCCACTTTATCCTGACATTCTCGCTAGTGGAAGTCTTGACCATGAAGTTCGATTATGGGATGCAAAAGCTGCCAAGTGTATAGGATCGCGGAATTTTC ATCGTCCGATAGCTTCAATTGCATTCCATGCCAGAGGGGAAATTTTAGCTGTTGCCTCTGGTCACAAG CTCTACATGTGGCATTACACCAAGGGACGCAACGCTTCCTCACCAACGACTATATTAAAGGCTCGCCGTACGCTTCGGGCTGTGCATTTCCACCCACATGCTACACCATTTCTTCTGACTGCTGAG GTCAATGATCTTGACTCATCTGACCTTTCAATGATCCCTGCAACTTCGCGTGGCTACTTGCACTACCCTCCCCCTACTATATATTTGGCAGACGAACATACAAACTATCAGTCAAATTCAAGAAATGATGTTCCCGCCATGCCTGTACCGTTTTTAATATGGCCCTCAATCAGCATAGGTGATGGGACTTCACAACaaagtgatgtggatattagcTCTTATGCTTCACAACAAAGGGTGGATACTTCTGCCTCTGTGCGATTGCTCACATATTCAACTCCATCTGGTCAATATGAGCTGGTATTGTCTCCGATAGAATCTAGTAGCTCTCAAGATGAGCGGCGAAATAATTATTCAACAAGGGAAATTGGAAATGCTGTTTCTGAGCATGCAAGGGATGCAACGGACACAGATATGCTAGCTCAAGCGAGAAGCAATCAGTTTTTCCCATTTGGTGACCCAGCAAATTGGGGGCTGCCATTTTTGCAGGGTTGGTTGATTGGTCAAAGCCAAGCTGGCCAACGTACAATGCACTCACAAAATGGAGACAGTAATGAAGGTCTGCCTTCCCATAGTACTATAGGGGACCTATCAACAGTCGTTCGTCCAGTATCTCCTAGTACAGGCAGTAATTTAAGGATTCCTAGAAGATCTGGCTTGCGCAACCAGTCTCGACGCACCCGTGCAATATCAACAGCAAGATCTGGATATACTGCTGCTTTTAACAATATCCAACCTGATCAGAGCAATGCACAGCCTTTCATGAACCAAATCCAGTCTGAGGTTGCCACATCACTGGCTGCGGCTGCTGAGTTGCCTTGTACCGTAAAGCTTAGAATATGgtcttataatttaaaaaatccatCCGCACCTCTTGATTCAGGACGATGTCAGTTAATAATTCCTCATGCCGTACTTTGTAG TGAAATGGGTGCTCATTTTTCACCTTGTGGAAGGTTTTTGGCAGTCTGTGTAGCATGCATTCTACCAACAATGAATGTTGATCCAGGGTTTAATAGCCCAATTCATGGTGTAATCGAGGCCTCAACATCACCTACTCGACATCCGATTTCAGCTCAACGGGTTATGTATGAGCTAAGGATATATTCCCTTGAAAAGAGCAC ATTTGGATCTGTTCTGGCCTCTCGGGCAATCAGAGCTGCTCACTGTTTGACATCAATACAG TTTTCTCCAAACTCTGAGCATCTTTTACTTGCCTATGGTCGGCGCCATAGTTCACTTCTTAAAAGTGTTGTCATTGGTGGAGATACAACAGTACCCATATACACTATTCTGGAG ATCTATAGAGTTTCTGATATGAAACTTGTGCGAGTTCTTCCAAGTGCAGAGGATGAGGTTAATGTAGCATGTTTCCACCCTTTAGTTGGAGGCGGGCTTGTATACGGAACCAAG GAAGGAAAGCTGAGGATCCTTCAATGTGATGGTTCGCTCGGCTTCAGTTCCAAGAAATCCCTCATTCCAGATGATAATAACATGGTGGAG GTTCCAACATCGGCATGGGAAAGTTGA